A portion of the Bacillus sp. es.034 genome contains these proteins:
- a CDS encoding ABC transporter permease subunit, protein MMLKKLMKNPSFLVGFIFLFGMFAVSLVYYVGWGDEVPKLDILKNEEGELLSPPYSPVEYPPLGTDNFNRNIFLLIIVGAKYTIGAALAITLCRVVPSVFMGLVLHFYLKPFRKIIDHIVDAANYFPPTLLSFLLLNWMMLEGPLHHPEGFPYDFTDKTIFYLIILIVISLPSLTLLFTNEYDRIMSHEFIDSAKVLGATKRHYIRNHIRPFILPQILLVSIREFMIIMLLIAHLGVLNIYIGGSSFEVDLFDNPFLVSLSHEWSGLLGGWWQFLWTTYPWISFIPVVFFTLTILSAKLMLIGATQVVETLVESSTDEGLAGESDTTCLKEKEMFQLVKEAK, encoded by the coding sequence ATGATGTTGAAAAAACTGATGAAGAATCCGTCATTTTTAGTGGGGTTCATATTTCTTTTCGGTATGTTTGCCGTAAGTCTTGTTTATTATGTCGGCTGGGGGGATGAGGTGCCGAAGCTGGACATTTTGAAAAATGAAGAAGGGGAACTTCTCAGTCCTCCCTATTCACCGGTAGAGTATCCACCCCTTGGCACGGACAATTTTAACCGGAATATCTTCCTTCTTATCATCGTTGGGGCGAAATATACCATAGGGGCAGCGCTGGCGATCACGTTATGCAGGGTAGTGCCTTCGGTGTTCATGGGGTTGGTGCTTCATTTTTATTTAAAACCGTTCAGGAAAATCATCGATCACATAGTGGATGCCGCAAACTATTTTCCGCCGACCTTATTATCCTTTTTATTATTGAATTGGATGATGCTTGAGGGTCCGTTGCATCATCCTGAGGGTTTCCCGTATGACTTTACGGATAAAACGATTTTTTACCTGATTATCCTTATCGTTATTTCCCTTCCGAGTCTGACCCTGCTATTTACGAATGAATATGACCGGATCATGAGTCACGAGTTTATTGATAGTGCGAAAGTGCTGGGTGCCACGAAGCGTCATTACATCAGGAATCATATTCGTCCCTTTATTCTTCCACAGATTCTTCTCGTGTCGATCAGGGAATTTATGATCATCATGCTGTTGATTGCGCATCTTGGGGTTTTGAACATTTATATAGGGGGATCATCATTTGAGGTCGACCTTTTTGATAATCCGTTCCTGGTTTCCCTTTCTCATGAATGGTCGGGTCTCCTCGGGGGCTGGTGGCAATTCCTGTGGACGACCTACCCGTGGATTTCTTTCATCCCTGTTGTTTTCTTTACCTTGACGATCCTGTCGGCAAAGCTGATGCTGATCGGGGCGACACAGGTGGTGGAAACCCTGGTGGAATCGTCAACAGATGAGGGATTGGCTGGAGAATCTGACACCACATGCCTAAAAGAAAAAGAAATGTTCCAACTTGTGAAAGAGGCGAAGTGA
- a CDS encoding ABC transporter permease subunit: MNLKSIGSMVLKFVFVLFGIVLLTGLIGLFNEGVDLSLKQYMLNIVEISTSLVHSGSMTITNESNNSYPMFPAFWEPYFYSVSIFLSAFLLSVLLGIFLAYLTHLLPSRWSKFILRATNLLESTPDIFILIVIQYSVILILKETGVLLFPIVGSQEKVYFVPIVTLSILPTIMLFRIIFLLVSDEYGKTYVDLIKSRGMSKHSIFFIHVLRNIAFSLLNHSKSIILFLLSSLIVFERLFNIYGITHFILSFSQMDVICFSLIMFYLPVFVLLILIRTIVDWKTGQKVAI, translated from the coding sequence ATGAATCTTAAATCGATCGGTTCCATGGTGTTGAAATTTGTCTTCGTTCTCTTCGGGATCGTCCTTCTGACAGGCCTCATCGGCTTGTTCAATGAAGGCGTAGATCTCAGCCTGAAACAATATATGCTCAACATAGTGGAGATTTCAACATCCCTCGTCCATTCTGGGTCGATGACCATCACGAATGAATCGAACAACTCGTATCCGATGTTCCCGGCATTCTGGGAGCCGTATTTCTATTCTGTTTCAATCTTTTTATCTGCCTTTCTTTTATCCGTCCTCCTGGGCATCTTCCTTGCGTACCTCACACATTTACTGCCCTCCCGCTGGTCAAAGTTCATCCTTAGGGCGACCAATCTTCTCGAGTCCACACCCGATATCTTCATCTTGATTGTCATTCAATACAGCGTCATCCTCATTTTGAAAGAGACAGGGGTGCTGCTCTTTCCTATCGTCGGCTCCCAGGAAAAGGTGTACTTCGTTCCAATTGTGACTCTGTCCATTTTGCCGACGATCATGTTGTTCAGGATCATTTTTTTACTGGTGAGCGATGAATACGGGAAGACGTATGTCGATCTGATCAAGAGCAGGGGGATGTCCAAACACTCGATTTTCTTCATCCATGTGCTGCGGAATATCGCCTTCAGCTTATTGAATCATTCCAAATCCATCATTCTGTTTTTACTATCTTCCTTAATCGTGTTTGAAAGATTATTTAATATTTATGGCATCACACATTTCATCCTGTCATTCTCTCAAATGGATGTGATCTGTTTCAGTTTGATCATGTTTTATCTGCCTGTTTTTGTCCTGCTTATCCTCATCAGAACCATCGTTGATTGGAAAACCGGGCAGAAGGTGGCGATATGA
- the lysA gene encoding diaminopimelate decarboxylase: protein MSTVDVNVQGDLTIGGMGTGELVERYGTPMMVYDEGMIRGNARLFRDAFHESGLKYQVAYASKAFLCKEMVRLAEQENLSLDVVSGGELYTALEAGFPAARIHFHGNNKSEEELLMALEAEIGCFVVDSFLELELLHDLAKEREQEVQILIRVTPGVEAHTHEYITTGQEDSKFGFSISNGQAATAIGLAIRKPYFSLLGLHSHIGSQIFEQEGFDQAIRVLSDFLQQIRMDLDVTMPVLNIGGGFGVRYTEEDQPLPIPTYVKGITDSVKTYFAKNEYPLPEVWVEPGRSMVAEAGTTLYKVGSKKIIPDVRTYVAIDGGMTDNIRPALYQAKYDAVLANRPNEECTELVSIAGKCCESGDMLIWDLMLPPTNYGDILAVFSTGAYGYSMASNYNRIPRPAVVFVNNGESRVVIERETYADLVRKDR, encoded by the coding sequence ATGAGTACAGTAGATGTGAATGTTCAAGGAGATTTAACGATCGGTGGGATGGGTACAGGTGAGCTGGTGGAAAGATACGGCACACCGATGATGGTTTATGATGAAGGGATGATCCGCGGGAACGCCAGATTGTTCCGGGATGCATTCCATGAAAGTGGTCTCAAGTATCAGGTGGCGTATGCGAGTAAGGCATTTCTTTGTAAAGAAATGGTGCGCCTGGCGGAACAGGAAAACCTCTCCCTGGATGTCGTCTCTGGCGGGGAATTATATACGGCACTTGAAGCTGGTTTCCCGGCTGCTCGGATACATTTTCACGGCAATAATAAATCCGAAGAGGAGCTTCTAATGGCGCTTGAAGCTGAAATCGGCTGCTTTGTCGTCGACAGTTTCCTTGAACTTGAACTGCTGCATGACCTGGCAAAAGAGCGGGAGCAGGAGGTGCAGATCCTCATCAGGGTCACACCAGGCGTAGAAGCCCATACCCATGAATACATCACGACGGGCCAGGAGGATTCGAAATTCGGATTCAGCATTTCGAACGGTCAGGCGGCAACGGCGATCGGGCTTGCGATCAGAAAGCCATACTTCTCATTGCTCGGCCTTCACTCCCATATCGGATCCCAGATCTTTGAACAGGAAGGCTTTGATCAGGCGATCCGGGTTCTGTCTGATTTCTTGCAGCAGATCCGGATGGACTTGGACGTCACAATGCCGGTGCTGAATATCGGTGGCGGATTTGGTGTCCGGTACACGGAAGAAGACCAGCCTCTGCCGATTCCGACCTATGTCAAAGGGATAACGGATAGTGTAAAAACCTATTTTGCTAAAAATGAATACCCACTCCCGGAAGTTTGGGTGGAGCCGGGTCGAAGCATGGTGGCGGAAGCGGGCACAACGTTATACAAAGTGGGCTCGAAGAAGATCATCCCGGATGTGCGCACGTATGTGGCGATCGACGGCGGGATGACGGATAATATCCGTCCGGCTCTGTATCAGGCAAAATATGATGCGGTACTGGCCAACCGTCCTAACGAGGAATGCACGGAGCTTGTGAGCATTGCAGGGAAATGCTGCGAGTCAGGTGACATGCTCATCTGGGACCTGATGCTGCCGCCGACGAATTACGGTGACATCCTGGCAGTGTTCAGTACGGGGGCATACGGGTATTCCATGGCGAGTAACTATAACCGGATACCGAGACCGGCTGTTGTGTTTGTGAATAACGGGGAATCCCGTGTTGTGATCGAGCGGGAGACGTATGCGGATCTTGTAAGGAAAGATCGATAG
- a CDS encoding DUF2935 domain-containing protein produces the protein MASYQETARFEHGFWLQVLGDHARFIHDSLAPKEKDLINSANTFKNEWDQLLERSKQNPDIALSRQAEKVSLRFRKFKLELIKRHLIGDISIGLGPTFLNHMVNELEEYLRVLKYLTKGEKPPIFHELHHHLLWLLDAAGHAGAISDNMDRIEKQIKKQSDEFTTDFEAFYLKAVEMAGFLRTEVNHFPALERFNDDVKLEMKLFMGFLDEIEEMELSKTALGTFAALMADHMLREECYYLTKLAEATSQQGPDCDPTKPRI, from the coding sequence ATGGCAAGTTATCAAGAAACAGCCCGATTTGAACATGGTTTTTGGTTGCAGGTACTTGGAGATCATGCACGGTTTATCCATGACTCTCTTGCTCCAAAAGAAAAAGATCTTATCAATTCTGCCAATACATTTAAAAATGAGTGGGATCAACTGTTGGAACGCTCGAAACAGAATCCTGATATTGCATTAAGCAGACAGGCAGAAAAGGTCAGCCTCCGTTTTAGGAAATTCAAACTTGAACTGATTAAACGTCATTTAATAGGGGATATCAGCATAGGTCTTGGACCCACATTTCTAAATCATATGGTGAATGAGCTAGAAGAATACCTCCGCGTTTTAAAATACTTGACCAAAGGCGAAAAGCCTCCCATCTTCCACGAACTCCACCATCATCTCTTGTGGCTGTTAGATGCGGCGGGACATGCCGGAGCCATCTCCGACAATATGGACCGGATAGAAAAACAAATCAAGAAGCAAAGTGATGAATTCACAACGGATTTTGAAGCCTTTTACTTAAAGGCCGTTGAAATGGCAGGGTTCCTGCGGACAGAAGTGAACCACTTCCCTGCACTCGAACGATTCAATGATGATGTCAAACTTGAGATGAAACTGTTTATGGGCTTTTTAGATGAGATTGAGGAAATGGAATTAAGCAAGACAGCACTCGGAACCTTCGCCGCTTTAATGGCCGATCATATGCTGAGGGAAGAATGCTATTACTTAACGAAACTCGCAGAAGCAACCAGCCAGCAAGGCCCGGACTGCGACCCTACAAAGCCCCGTATTTAA
- a CDS encoding XRE family transcriptional regulator, whose translation MKNDGLTWQDPEKLARHVGNTLRNIRNERGLNLQELADKTSVSSLTLGKIERGEANPSLTIIWKIANGLSIPISALLVEKQEVQISRKNEGSKVISANESLTLEPMFISSGYGSLETHRAFLKPNSEYCADAHQPGVTEFVTVMEGKVQVKVEGEVFELSQYDSIKFHADKEHSYINMESTEAVLHFVMIYTGRAD comes from the coding sequence ATGAAAAATGACGGTTTGACATGGCAGGACCCGGAAAAGCTCGCCCGGCACGTCGGAAATACATTGAGAAACATACGAAATGAGCGGGGACTCAACCTCCAGGAACTCGCGGATAAGACCAGTGTCAGTTCATTGACCTTAGGAAAGATCGAGAGAGGGGAGGCAAATCCATCTTTGACCATCATCTGGAAAATCGCGAATGGGCTTTCGATTCCAATATCAGCCCTCCTCGTAGAAAAGCAGGAAGTCCAGATTTCCAGGAAAAATGAAGGCAGCAAAGTGATCAGTGCCAATGAGTCCCTGACCCTTGAACCGATGTTCATTTCTTCAGGATACGGATCACTGGAAACCCATCGTGCCTTCCTGAAACCAAACAGCGAATACTGTGCCGATGCCCATCAGCCCGGCGTGACTGAATTTGTGACGGTCATGGAAGGAAAGGTACAGGTGAAAGTGGAAGGTGAGGTATTTGAGCTCTCTCAGTATGATTCGATCAAGTTCCATGCGGACAAAGAACACAGTTATATAAATATGGAATCAACCGAGGCGGTCCTCCATTTTGTGATGATCTATACTGGACGGGCAGATTGA
- a CDS encoding multidrug resistance efflux transporter family protein produces the protein MKELTLGIISSMFFAVTFILNRSMELAGGSWMWSSSLRFLFMLPFLFLIVGLRKNINQVWIEMRKKPYEWLTWSFVGFVLFYGPLTYAAAYGPGWLVAGTWQFTIVAGILLAPFFFTSGPVRRRHTIQKRALAISSIILIGVLFIQQENASGLPLSQVITGVLPVIIAAFAYPLGNRKMMEVCGGKLDTFQRVLGMTIATTPFWLILGSFAFFKAGVPSTGQVTQSFIVAVCSGVIATSLFFLATNMARHHPGKLAAVEATQSTQILFVIMGEAAILSVPLPSGFALIGIFLIIAGMIIHTVNVKKMNARLVKTVKSAS, from the coding sequence ATCAAAGAACTGACTCTTGGTATCATTTCATCCATGTTCTTTGCCGTCACCTTCATCCTGAACCGGTCCATGGAACTGGCCGGTGGAAGCTGGATGTGGAGTTCATCCCTGCGGTTTTTGTTCATGCTTCCTTTCCTATTCCTTATTGTAGGTTTACGGAAGAATATAAATCAAGTGTGGATCGAAATGAGAAAGAAGCCATACGAGTGGCTGACATGGAGCTTTGTCGGGTTTGTCCTCTTTTATGGTCCTTTGACGTATGCAGCAGCATATGGACCTGGCTGGCTTGTTGCGGGCACGTGGCAATTCACGATTGTGGCAGGGATCCTGCTCGCTCCCTTTTTTTTCACTTCAGGACCTGTAAGACGGAGGCACACCATTCAAAAAAGGGCTCTCGCCATTTCCTCGATCATTTTAATCGGGGTGCTGTTCATCCAACAGGAAAATGCCAGTGGGCTGCCTCTTTCACAAGTGATCACAGGGGTCTTACCGGTGATCATCGCAGCGTTCGCTTACCCCCTTGGGAACCGTAAAATGATGGAGGTATGCGGGGGAAAGCTGGATACGTTCCAACGGGTACTCGGAATGACGATCGCAACTACTCCCTTCTGGCTGATTCTCGGAAGCTTTGCGTTTTTCAAAGCGGGCGTCCCCTCCACGGGTCAAGTGACACAATCCTTTATCGTAGCCGTTTGCTCAGGTGTGATTGCGACTTCCCTCTTTTTCCTTGCAACGAACATGGCAAGGCATCACCCAGGTAAGCTTGCGGCAGTGGAAGCGACCCAGTCGACACAGATCCTGTTCGTCATCATGGGAGAAGCGGCCATCCTTTCCGTTCCCCTTCCGTCAGGTTTCGCCCTGATCGGCATCTTCCTGATCATCGCCGGTATGATCATTCACACCGTGAACGTAAAAAAAATGAATGCCCGATTGGTGAAAACGGTGAAATCCGCAAGCTAA
- a CDS encoding 2OG-Fe(II) oxygenase, with amino-acid sequence MNTTEIAVKEQTIFHHTGNKIKTEDRDIQIIVKMEEPLIVVLGNVLSHEECDELIQLSKDRVERSKIGNTRTVDGLRTSSSVFLEESHDVVTRVEKRVSQIMNIPVEHGEGLQILNYKPGQEYKAHFDFFSASSRPVKNPRISTLVMYLNDVEEGGETYFPKLNLSVSPQKGMAVYFEYFYDNQELNDLTLHGGAPVVIGDKWAATQWMRRQVFK; translated from the coding sequence ATGAATACGACTGAAATAGCTGTAAAGGAACAAACGATTTTCCACCACACGGGGAATAAGATCAAGACGGAAGACCGGGATATCCAGATCATCGTGAAAATGGAGGAGCCTCTGATCGTCGTGCTTGGCAATGTGCTGAGTCATGAAGAATGTGATGAACTCATCCAATTGTCAAAAGACCGGGTCGAGCGCTCAAAAATCGGAAATACCCGGACAGTCGATGGACTGAGAACGAGCAGTTCTGTTTTTTTAGAAGAAAGTCATGACGTCGTGACAAGAGTTGAAAAGCGAGTCTCTCAAATTATGAATATACCTGTCGAACACGGGGAGGGTCTTCAAATCCTGAACTACAAACCGGGACAGGAATACAAGGCTCATTTCGATTTCTTCTCGGCATCGTCAAGGCCGGTGAAGAATCCAAGGATCAGTACCCTCGTCATGTATTTGAACGACGTAGAGGAAGGCGGGGAAACCTACTTCCCGAAGCTGAATCTCTCTGTTTCTCCTCAAAAGGGAATGGCGGTTTACTTCGAATATTTTTATGATAATCAAGAGTTGAACGACCTGACGCTCCATGGTGGGGCACCGGTTGTCATCGGGGATAAATGGGCTGCGACCCAGTGGATGAGAAGGCAAGTATTTAAGTAA
- a CDS encoding mannitol-1-phosphate 5-dehydrogenase, translating into MKQAVHFGAGNIGRGFIGALFSQSGYHVTFVDIAEQVINKLNEEGRYEVKLATETMETETIGNVSGLNNLHQEGEVIDTIVSSTYLTTAIGPNILPRIAPLIAKGITKRVASSDEPLYVIACENQIGATDILKKHILENLDEETASKLEGKVYFFNSAVDRIVPMQDQGSLDVLVEPYYEWVVETTEEIPPVEGMTIVEDLAPFIERKLFTVNTGHAVIAYLGYLQGKSTIDQTLADDEIAAQVKETLKETGAYLVKQYGLDENEHLTYIEKNIERFKNAYLNDDVTRVGRAPIRKLGPDDRLIRPTTEAQKAGLSYSYLAKAIAAALLFDNPEDEQAMEIQGMINEHGPAHVLKKVSGLDADSEIVKEVMVQYEALKK; encoded by the coding sequence TTGAAACAAGCCGTACATTTTGGAGCAGGAAACATAGGCAGAGGGTTTATCGGAGCATTGTTTTCCCAATCAGGTTACCACGTGACCTTTGTGGATATTGCGGAACAAGTGATCAATAAACTGAATGAAGAAGGACGCTATGAGGTGAAGCTTGCCACTGAAACGATGGAAACTGAAACGATCGGGAATGTGTCGGGCCTGAACAACCTTCATCAGGAAGGGGAAGTGATCGATACGATCGTCTCGTCTACCTACCTGACAACGGCAATCGGACCGAATATCCTGCCACGGATCGCACCCCTGATCGCTAAAGGGATCACTAAGCGAGTGGCCTCTTCAGATGAACCGTTATACGTGATTGCGTGTGAAAATCAGATCGGTGCAACGGACATTTTGAAAAAGCATATCTTGGAAAATCTTGATGAAGAAACGGCTTCAAAGCTTGAAGGCAAAGTCTACTTCTTCAATTCAGCGGTGGACCGCATTGTACCGATGCAGGATCAAGGTTCACTGGACGTCCTCGTTGAGCCATACTACGAGTGGGTGGTTGAAACGACGGAAGAAATCCCGCCTGTTGAAGGAATGACGATTGTTGAAGATCTTGCACCATTCATCGAGCGGAAGCTGTTCACAGTGAACACGGGACATGCGGTCATTGCTTACCTTGGATATCTGCAAGGAAAATCGACCATTGATCAGACATTAGCCGATGACGAAATCGCTGCACAAGTGAAGGAGACGTTGAAAGAAACAGGTGCCTACCTTGTGAAGCAATATGGTCTCGATGAAAACGAACATTTGACTTATATTGAAAAAAACATCGAACGCTTTAAAAATGCCTACCTGAATGATGATGTCACCCGTGTGGGACGTGCACCGATCCGTAAGCTTGGTCCCGATGACCGTTTGATCCGCCCGACCACGGAAGCTCAAAAAGCAGGACTGTCTTATTCGTATCTCGCCAAAGCGATTGCAGCAGCGCTACTGTTTGACAATCCTGAAGACGAACAGGCCATGGAAATCCAGGGCATGATCAACGAGCACGGCCCTGCACATGTTTTGAAAAAAGTGAGTGGACTGGATGCGGATAGTGAAATCGTGAAGGAAGTAATGGTTCAGTATGAAGCTTTGAAGAAATAA
- a CDS encoding BglG family transcription antiterminator, with the protein MFITSREKSIIELIVKTSGKHTVYSLSAFLNVSGRTVQRNLKSIESILKQYHLELKRTANEGLFIDGKNEQIYRLIQNLADVHPTDETPEERKLNLLIILLHEGPSFKKQVLARQLGISVTTLSSYLDELADWLQKYGITLTRKRGVGVELVAEETDKRHALASFFLVHFYEGIIETVYGMQKGHHLDEPVLGYFKPDYLLTVDQVVNHHLADRQITLTDSDYIGLVVHICLTVQRTEKGFVLQKRDPYEEEAPGEFQLMDMICGELKQRLSVSINHLDVQFLTVILKGSKVQDPEVVYYDSILLGHLIKNVIKDVSADLHVDLSDDFSLFQGLLAHMGPSIFRLQQELDLFNPLTDEIRKKYPVLFLTVKKSLEMEFKDISFPDDEVAFIVLHFGSAMLMNEEKVNIQAVVVCPTGIGTSKMLASRIQRELSMINKVEILSIKDFQTANLDEYDIVISTVRLPFTEVEYILVSPLLSEKDIGFIQSYLQNNVEKLTRKKYLKPSPKSDGKAEVRMLLQEIKDVHSSMEAILTNFRVYRKQSAGNHVRILSEMVDKASRDGLLQQRQAVLDQLMEREKKGGLGIPNTNMGLFHCRDDNVNKLIFQVAHLDEPCKIKGMDGAEMEMKSLLLMLAPEELSRREQEILSLISTSLIEDHRSMMIYSSTNEAIILKKLEEIFLDYLQTNLIKE; encoded by the coding sequence ATGTTTATTACATCAAGGGAAAAATCCATAATCGAATTGATTGTAAAAACATCGGGGAAACATACCGTGTACTCTCTTTCTGCGTTTTTGAATGTGAGCGGAAGAACCGTACAGCGAAATTTGAAATCAATCGAAAGCATTTTAAAACAGTACCACCTGGAATTGAAAAGGACGGCCAATGAAGGTCTTTTCATCGATGGGAAGAATGAGCAAATCTATCGTTTAATACAAAATCTTGCGGATGTCCATCCGACCGACGAAACTCCTGAAGAACGAAAGCTGAATCTCCTGATCATCCTTCTGCACGAAGGCCCTTCTTTTAAAAAACAGGTGCTTGCACGTCAGCTCGGAATCAGCGTGACGACCTTGTCTTCTTATCTGGATGAGCTTGCCGATTGGCTTCAGAAGTACGGGATCACCCTGACGAGGAAACGTGGGGTGGGGGTGGAGCTTGTGGCGGAAGAAACCGACAAGCGTCATGCCCTGGCAAGTTTTTTCCTTGTCCATTTTTATGAAGGCATCATCGAAACCGTGTATGGGATGCAAAAGGGTCATCATCTTGATGAGCCGGTTCTCGGTTATTTCAAACCGGACTATTTACTCACCGTCGACCAGGTGGTGAATCATCATTTGGCAGACCGGCAGATCACGTTAACGGACAGTGATTACATCGGTCTTGTCGTGCATATCTGCCTGACCGTCCAGCGAACCGAAAAGGGCTTCGTATTACAGAAAAGGGACCCTTATGAAGAAGAGGCACCGGGCGAGTTCCAGTTGATGGACATGATATGCGGGGAACTGAAACAGCGCCTTTCCGTTTCAATCAACCATCTGGACGTCCAATTCTTGACGGTCATTTTGAAAGGATCAAAGGTGCAGGATCCAGAAGTCGTTTACTATGACAGCATCCTCCTTGGGCATCTCATCAAAAATGTCATCAAGGATGTGTCGGCGGACCTCCACGTGGATCTGTCCGATGATTTTTCCCTGTTCCAGGGACTCCTTGCCCATATGGGACCGTCCATCTTCCGTCTGCAGCAGGAGCTCGATCTTTTCAATCCCCTGACGGATGAAATCAGGAAGAAGTATCCGGTCTTATTTTTAACGGTGAAAAAGAGTCTGGAAATGGAGTTTAAGGATATCTCGTTTCCGGATGATGAGGTAGCGTTCATCGTTCTTCATTTTGGATCCGCCATGCTGATGAATGAAGAAAAGGTCAACATCCAAGCCGTGGTCGTATGTCCGACAGGAATCGGGACGTCCAAGATGCTCGCAAGCCGCATCCAGCGGGAACTGAGCATGATCAACAAGGTGGAAATCCTGTCCATAAAAGATTTCCAGACAGCGAATCTTGATGAGTACGATATTGTCATTTCCACAGTCAGGCTTCCCTTTACGGAAGTGGAGTACATTCTGGTGAGTCCCTTATTGAGTGAGAAGGACATCGGATTCATCCAAAGCTATCTGCAGAATAACGTCGAGAAGCTGACGAGGAAAAAATATTTGAAACCATCTCCGAAGTCTGACGGGAAAGCTGAAGTGAGAATGCTGCTTCAGGAAATTAAAGACGTTCATTCCAGCATGGAAGCCATCCTTACCAATTTCCGTGTGTACCGGAAGCAGTCGGCGGGAAATCATGTCAGGATCCTGAGTGAAATGGTCGACAAGGCGAGCCGGGACGGACTTCTTCAACAGCGTCAAGCGGTCCTGGACCAACTGATGGAAAGGGAGAAGAAAGGCGGACTGGGTATCCCGAACACGAATATGGGGCTTTTCCACTGCCGGGATGATAACGTAAATAAGCTGATCTTCCAGGTGGCCCATCTGGATGAACCTTGCAAGATCAAAGGGATGGATGGTGCCGAGATGGAGATGAAGAGCCTTCTCCTGATGCTTGCCCCGGAAGAGTTGAGCAGGCGGGAACAGGAAATCCTCAGCCTGATCTCAACAAGCTTAATCGAAGATCACAGATCGATGATGATCTATTCGTCCACGAACGAAGCGATCATTTTAAAGAAATTAGAAGAAATCTTTCTGGACTACTTACAAACTAATTTGATAAAGGAATGA